A genome region from Acidimicrobiales bacterium includes the following:
- a CDS encoding type II secretion system F family protein, whose amino-acid sequence MTPVVLGAAWTAMVLTAVARHRPAPPRVRALAEPALRSRATRKAADGVVSAVGRLVQRRLPVAIVTSSRSRTVGTLTVAALAVFAVAPLLAPLVIAAAVILPGHRARVSERRRLRGLEAALPDTVDLLVLAVGAGCNVSLALAAAGRRGSGPLADEVRRISAEVGGGRRLADALDDLPVRAGEPTRPLAAVLAGCERYGTPVLPALHRLADDVRLQRQRRAEATARRVPVTLLFPLIVCILPAFALLTVAPLVAGALRELRL is encoded by the coding sequence ATGACGCCGGTCGTGCTGGGCGCGGCGTGGACGGCGATGGTCCTCACCGCCGTGGCCCGGCACCGCCCGGCACCGCCGAGGGTCCGGGCGCTGGCGGAGCCGGCGCTGCGCAGCCGCGCCACCCGGAAGGCGGCGGACGGTGTGGTCTCCGCCGTCGGACGCTTGGTGCAGCGCCGCCTCCCCGTGGCCATCGTCACCTCCAGCCGGTCGCGCACGGTCGGGACGCTCACCGTCGCCGCCCTGGCCGTGTTCGCAGTCGCCCCGCTCCTGGCACCGCTCGTCATCGCTGCCGCGGTGATCCTGCCGGGGCACCGGGCGCGGGTGTCCGAGCGCCGCCGCCTACGGGGGCTCGAGGCGGCCCTTCCCGACACCGTCGACCTGCTCGTGCTGGCCGTCGGTGCCGGCTGCAACGTCTCGCTCGCCCTCGCCGCCGCCGGGCGCCGGGGGAGCGGGCCGCTGGCCGACGAGGTGCGGCGCATCTCGGCCGAAGTGGGTGGCGGCCGGCGCCTGGCCGACGCGCTCGACGATCTCCCCGTGCGGGCGGGGGAGCCCACCCGCCCGCTGGCCGCCGTCCTGGCCGGGTGCGAGCGCTACGGCACGCCGGTCCTGCCGGCCCTGCACCGCCTGGCCGACGACGTCCGCCTCCAGCGCCAGCGACGGGCCGAAGCAACAGCCCGCCGCGTGCCCGTCACCCTGCTCTTCCCCCTGATCGTGTGCATCCTCCCCGCCTTCGCGCTGCTCACCGTGGCGCCTCTCGTCGCCGGCGCCCTCCGGGAGCTGCGCCTGTAG
- a CDS encoding type II secretion system F family protein translates to MTPSTLSAATGAVAGALVLVTAGAGRAAVVGCGRARAAARARSAASRPAWGASRRAGAAGTGTAALLAPPPWLPARVAETATSVAPTTVWTVWAGGSVTAVVGAGLAGGVGAALLAVAVAAAAPYVAWRLLRHRGPARIEAALPGAVEAIAAALRSGASLRQALGEAAAVTPGALGADLAEVATATERGAGVVAALESWAGRRPLRGVVLVVAALCLAAETGGPAASAVDSVAATLRQRLAAEGETRALATQARASAVVMAIAPVAFCALSSLVDPRSSAFLLRTTAGLVLLAAGLALDAAGALWMARLTRVAG, encoded by the coding sequence ATGACGCCCTCGACCCTCTCGGCGGCGACCGGCGCCGTGGCGGGCGCCCTTGTGCTCGTGACGGCCGGTGCCGGGCGCGCCGCAGTCGTCGGATGCGGGCGGGCCCGGGCCGCGGCACGAGCCCGGTCCGCCGCGTCCCGACCGGCCTGGGGCGCGAGCCGGCGGGCCGGCGCCGCGGGCACGGGTACTGCCGCACTGCTGGCGCCCCCGCCGTGGCTGCCGGCCCGGGTGGCCGAGACCGCCACCTCCGTGGCGCCGACCACGGTGTGGACCGTCTGGGCCGGCGGCAGCGTCACCGCCGTAGTGGGCGCGGGCCTGGCGGGCGGCGTCGGGGCGGCGCTCCTGGCCGTCGCGGTGGCCGCCGCCGCCCCCTACGTGGCGTGGCGCCTGCTGCGCCATCGTGGCCCGGCCCGGATCGAGGCTGCGCTGCCCGGCGCCGTCGAAGCGATCGCGGCGGCACTGCGGTCGGGGGCGTCGCTGCGCCAGGCGCTGGGCGAGGCCGCGGCGGTCACGCCCGGCGCTTTGGGGGCCGATCTGGCCGAGGTGGCCACGGCCACCGAGCGGGGCGCCGGGGTCGTGGCCGCCCTGGAGTCGTGGGCCGGACGCCGGCCGCTCCGTGGCGTCGTCCTCGTCGTGGCCGCCCTGTGCCTGGCGGCCGAGACCGGCGGACCGGCGGCCTCCGCCGTCGACTCGGTCGCCGCCACCCTTCGCCAGCGCCTCGCCGCCGAGGGGGAGACCCGCGCCCTGGCCACCCAGGCGCGGGCGTCTGCCGTGGTCATGGCGATCGCGCCCGTGGCCTTCTGCGCCCTCTCGTCCCTCGTCGACCCGCGCTCGTCGGCGTTCCTCCTCCGCACGACCGCCGGCCTCGTCCTGCTCGCCGCCGGGCTGGCGCTCGATGCGGCCGGAGCCCTGTGGATGGCCCGCCTCACGAGAGTGGCAGGGTGA
- a CDS encoding CpaF family protein, which translates to MSGPGRAPHAHGAAPAADGALAERIHTRLLAVGAGDEGASAVSREAVTCLARREAPLLPARALERVVADVLALATGLGPLEPFLADPAVSEIMVSGPGRVWVERRGVLERVAVDLDGPAIEHLIEKVVGPLGLRADRSSPMVDARLPDGSRVNAVVAPLAVDGPCLTIRRFAAQAVPLSAFCPPGLAAFLGWAVRGRMNVLVSGATSSGKTTLLNALAAEIPPGERIVTVEDAAELRLPQEHVVRLEARTANADGAGEVRIRDLVRNALRMRPDRIVVGEVRDSAALDMLQAMNTGHEGSLSTCHANGPADALRRLETMVLLGDVGLPLDAVRDQIASSLDLVVQVARRPAGGRRVVEVAEVAGTAGGGVTTLADEGGLRRLPTRRARATDAPEPDDAWLDDRPTPAAVP; encoded by the coding sequence GTGAGCGGGCCCGGCCGAGCACCGCACGCCCACGGCGCGGCGCCGGCCGCCGACGGGGCGCTGGCCGAGCGCATCCACACCCGGCTGCTGGCGGTCGGCGCCGGAGACGAGGGAGCGTCGGCGGTCAGCCGGGAGGCGGTCACCTGCCTGGCCCGCAGGGAGGCGCCGCTGCTCCCGGCCCGCGCCCTCGAGCGGGTCGTGGCCGACGTGCTGGCGCTGGCCACGGGCCTGGGCCCCCTGGAGCCGTTCCTCGCCGACCCGGCGGTGAGCGAGATCATGGTCAGCGGGCCGGGACGGGTGTGGGTGGAACGTCGGGGCGTCCTCGAACGGGTGGCCGTCGACCTCGACGGGCCGGCCATCGAGCACCTGATCGAGAAGGTCGTCGGTCCTCTCGGCCTGCGGGCCGACCGCTCGTCGCCCATGGTCGACGCCCGCCTCCCGGACGGGTCCCGGGTCAACGCCGTGGTGGCGCCGCTGGCGGTCGACGGCCCCTGCCTCACCATCCGGCGCTTCGCGGCCCAGGCGGTGCCGCTCTCCGCCTTCTGCCCTCCGGGCCTGGCCGCCTTCCTCGGATGGGCGGTGCGAGGCCGCATGAACGTCCTGGTCTCGGGAGCCACGTCGTCGGGAAAGACCACCCTGCTCAACGCGCTGGCGGCCGAGATCCCGCCCGGCGAGCGCATCGTGACGGTCGAGGACGCAGCGGAGCTGCGTCTGCCCCAGGAGCACGTGGTGCGGCTCGAGGCCCGGACGGCCAACGCCGACGGTGCCGGGGAGGTCCGGATCCGTGACCTCGTGCGCAACGCCCTGCGCATGCGCCCCGACCGCATCGTCGTGGGCGAGGTGCGGGACTCGGCGGCTCTCGACATGTTGCAGGCGATGAACACCGGACACGAGGGGTCCCTGTCGACCTGCCACGCCAACGGCCCTGCCGACGCCCTCCGGCGCCTGGAGACGATGGTGCTGCTGGGCGATGTCGGGCTGCCCCTCGATGCCGTGCGCGACCAGATCGCGTCGTCCCTCGACCTGGTGGTCCAGGTGGCCCGCCGGCCGGCCGGCGGGCGCCGGGTCGTCGAGGTGGCGGAGGTCGCGGGCACGGCCGGTGGCGGTGTCACCACCCTGGCCGACGAAGGCGGTCTCCGGCGGCTCCCGACCCGTCGGGCCCGGGCCACGGACGCACCGGAGCCCGATGACGCCTGGCTCGACGACCGGCCCACCCCGGCGGCGGTGCCATGA
- a CDS encoding sigma-70 family RNA polymerase sigma factor — MAKERVERDEEDLVRLYLTDIGQYPLLTKDDEVRLAQAIEAGNDARAELERTGKGLAAARRRELRRHLKGGDDAQRTFVQSNLRLVVSIAKKYQASGLPLLDLIQEGNLGLMHAVEKFDWRKGFKFSTYATWWIRQAITRGIANTGRTIRLPVHAGDTLARLQKARARLELKLGRPATLAELSAEVEMPEDKVTEALRFAAEPLSLSEPLREDGDAELGDVVEDRSAESPFEMAATSLLPDEISRLLGPLDEREREILRLRFGLDRGEPRTLEEVGEHFNLTRERIRQIEARAMSKLRHPSSDTGARDLLTV; from the coding sequence GTGGCCAAGGAGCGAGTCGAGCGGGACGAAGAGGATCTCGTCCGCCTGTACCTCACTGACATCGGGCAGTACCCGTTGCTCACCAAGGACGACGAGGTGCGCCTGGCCCAGGCCATCGAGGCCGGCAACGACGCCCGTGCCGAGCTCGAGCGCACCGGCAAGGGGCTGGCGGCGGCCCGGCGCCGGGAGCTGCGCCGCCATCTCAAGGGCGGCGACGACGCCCAGCGCACCTTCGTGCAGTCGAACCTGCGCCTGGTGGTCTCGATCGCCAAGAAGTACCAGGCGTCCGGGCTGCCCCTGCTCGACCTCATTCAGGAGGGCAACCTCGGCCTCATGCACGCAGTCGAGAAGTTCGACTGGCGCAAGGGCTTCAAGTTCTCCACGTACGCCACCTGGTGGATCCGGCAGGCGATCACCCGGGGCATCGCCAACACCGGCCGCACCATCCGGCTCCCCGTGCACGCCGGCGACACGCTGGCCCGCCTCCAGAAGGCCCGCGCCCGCCTCGAGCTGAAGCTCGGGCGCCCGGCCACGCTGGCCGAGCTGTCGGCCGAGGTGGAGATGCCCGAGGACAAGGTCACCGAGGCCCTGCGGTTCGCAGCCGAGCCCCTGTCGCTGTCGGAGCCCCTGCGCGAGGACGGCGACGCCGAGCTGGGCGACGTGGTCGAGGACCGCTCGGCCGAGTCACCGTTCGAGATGGCGGCCACGTCGCTGCTGCCCGACGAGATCTCCCGCCTGCTGGGGCCGCTCGACGAGCGGGAACGCGAGATCCTCCGCCTCCGGTTCGGTCTCGACCGCGGCGAGCCGCGCACGCTCGAGGAGGTCGGGGAGCACTTCAACCTCACCCGGGAGCGCATCCGCCAGATCGAGGCCCGGGCGATGTCGAAGCTGCGCCACCCCAGCTCCGACACCGGAGCCAGGGACCTCCTCACCGTCTAG
- a CDS encoding NAD+ synthase, whose translation MARIRIAACQVDAVVGDLDGNVGRILTALDTAESAGADVAVFPELAITGYPPEDLLLKPGFVEDNLEALHKLAARTGRCAAVVGFVDRNRDLFNAAAVCAFGTVQGTYHKRVLPNYAVFDEQRYFSAGGAPLQLFVIGGVPCGISVCEDAWAPAGPIAEQAAGGAELVLNLNASPYYRGRLAERERMLATRAADASCAIVYVNQVGGQDELVFDGASVVLDANGRVVASAPQFTEHVLVVDLDVHPVFRKRLVDPRGRTSAPALPAHVVTGKPSPQHERLPARLAPPLDPVDEVHAALVLGTRDYVTKNGFTDVVIGLSGGIDSSLVAAVAVDALGPDRVHGVAMPSRFSSQGSESDAARLARALGIDFRVIAIEEAHAAFLAMLAPSFGDRPADIAEENLQSRIRGTVLMALSNKLGWMVLTTGNKSEMAVGYSTLYGDTAGGFAVIKDVPKTLVYELSRAVNRRAGREVIPDDVITKAPSAELRADQRDDDSLPPYEVLDPVLEAYVEGDLTAGELIENGFDAEVVRQVVRLVDVAEYKRRQTPPGVRVTPKAFGKDRRVPITNRYHG comes from the coding sequence GTGGCCCGCATCCGCATCGCCGCATGCCAGGTCGACGCCGTGGTCGGCGACCTCGACGGCAACGTGGGCCGCATCCTCACCGCCCTCGACACCGCCGAGTCGGCCGGCGCCGACGTCGCCGTGTTCCCGGAGCTGGCCATCACCGGATATCCGCCGGAGGACCTGCTCCTCAAGCCGGGGTTCGTCGAGGACAACCTCGAGGCGCTGCACAAGCTGGCCGCCCGCACGGGCCGGTGCGCGGCCGTCGTCGGGTTCGTCGACCGCAACCGCGACCTGTTCAACGCGGCGGCCGTCTGCGCGTTCGGCACCGTCCAGGGCACGTACCACAAGCGGGTCCTGCCGAACTACGCGGTGTTCGACGAGCAGCGCTACTTCAGCGCCGGCGGGGCGCCGCTCCAGCTGTTCGTCATCGGCGGGGTGCCCTGCGGCATCTCCGTGTGCGAGGACGCCTGGGCGCCGGCCGGGCCAATCGCCGAGCAGGCGGCGGGCGGTGCCGAGCTCGTGCTCAACCTGAACGCCTCGCCCTACTACCGCGGGCGGCTGGCCGAGCGCGAGCGCATGCTCGCCACCCGGGCGGCCGACGCGTCGTGCGCCATCGTGTACGTGAACCAGGTCGGCGGCCAGGACGAGCTGGTCTTCGACGGCGCCTCGGTGGTGCTCGACGCCAACGGCCGGGTGGTCGCGTCGGCCCCGCAGTTCACCGAGCACGTGCTGGTGGTCGACCTCGACGTGCATCCCGTGTTCCGCAAGCGACTGGTCGATCCGCGCGGGCGCACCAGCGCCCCGGCGCTGCCGGCCCACGTTGTCACCGGCAAGCCGTCCCCCCAGCATGAGCGTCTGCCCGCGCGCCTGGCCCCTCCGCTCGACCCGGTCGACGAGGTGCACGCAGCGCTCGTCCTGGGCACCCGGGACTACGTCACCAAGAACGGGTTCACCGACGTGGTCATCGGTCTGTCCGGCGGGATCGACTCGTCACTGGTGGCGGCCGTCGCCGTGGACGCCCTCGGTCCCGATCGGGTCCACGGCGTCGCCATGCCGTCTCGCTTCTCGAGCCAGGGTTCGGAGTCCGACGCGGCCCGCCTGGCCCGGGCTCTCGGCATCGACTTCCGGGTCATCGCCATCGAGGAGGCCCACGCCGCCTTCCTGGCCATGCTCGCACCCTCCTTCGGCGACAGGCCCGCCGACATCGCCGAGGAGAACCTGCAGTCGCGGATCCGGGGCACCGTCCTCATGGCGCTGTCGAACAAGCTCGGATGGATGGTGCTCACCACCGGGAACAAGAGCGAGATGGCGGTGGGGTACTCCACGCTCTACGGCGACACCGCGGGCGGGTTCGCCGTCATCAAGGACGTGCCCAAGACCCTCGTGTACGAGCTGAGCCGGGCCGTGAACCGCCGGGCCGGGCGGGAGGTGATCCCCGACGACGTCATCACCAAGGCGCCGTCGGCCGAGCTGCGCGCCGACCAGCGCGACGACGACTCGCTCCCGCCCTACGAGGTGCTCGACCCCGTCCTCGAGGCGTACGTGGAGGGCGATCTGACCGCCGGCGAGCTGATCGAGAACGGCTTCGACGCCGAGGTCGTCCGCCAGGTCGTCCGCCTGGTCGACGTGGCCGAGTACAAGCGCCGCCAGACCCCGCCCGGTGTGCGGGTCACGCCGAAGGCGTTCGGCAAGGATCGCAGGGTGCCCATCACCAACCGCTACCACGGGTGA
- a CDS encoding bifunctional [glutamine synthetase] adenylyltransferase/[glutamine synthetase]-adenylyl-L-tyrosine phosphorylase, translating into MAARSPVRDFGVAERAVDRAVERSAAPAAVAIALDSLAGSRPGLRDRLEDDPELLHALVAVTGASRFLTRLLSSDPGALGVLTDLDRPVAVVGATVEDLSAEKQRELLRIAARDLAGLDVLEAVGMNLARLADDVLVAAVRLAGTDASGLGVVGMGKLGGRELNYASDVDVLFVGEGEARRLMDVARTCFRVDADLRPEGRSGPLVRSVASYEAYWDRWASTWEFQALLKARAVAGRPDVGAAFLAAASARVWRRPFGADELHEVRAMKARTEELLAKRGLLDREVKRGRGGIRDIEFAVQLLQLVHGRHDTALRSPTTLTALRDLADADYVGTEDAAALADAYRFLRTVEHRLQLVEGQQVHAVPAAAEARAHLARVMGQRDDAVGTALTRFDTELRRHQATVRSIHERLFFRPLLEAFTGVSPMPPEAVQARLAAFGFTDAQRTRQALAELTRGITRSSRLMQQMLALLLGWLSESPDPDLGLLGLRTLATGQHRGAQLVASFRESPEAARRLCLLLGTSPLLRSGFEHHPELIPALGSDAAMAAADRADLSQRARSSLAWRGGAGERRRGLHRLRRAEFTRIAARDVIGLAGLEATSSSLTVLAEAVLEAALDTVEPSVPMAVVAMGRFGGAELSYGSDLDVLIVYAGSTAEDFAAAEQAAGELLRFVNGTTPAERIFAVDAGLRPEGRDGPLARSLEGYRTYHRRWAQTWERQALLRARVVAGDPDVGSRFMELVGDVLWGAPITDDQVREIRRMKARIERERIPPGDDPQFHLKLGRGSLSDVEWTAQLLQLSSGVAASGTMEALRRLTATGAIASGDAAVLAEAYRFCEQVRNRWFLVKGAPGDALPAQADQLARLARSCGTSAATLREDYRRVTRRARAVVERLFYGRGQGDGGADG; encoded by the coding sequence ATGGCGGCGCGATCGCCGGTGCGAGACTTCGGCGTGGCCGAGCGCGCCGTGGACCGTGCCGTGGAGCGGTCGGCCGCGCCCGCCGCCGTCGCCATCGCCCTCGACTCGCTGGCCGGCTCCCGCCCCGGTCTCCGCGATCGCCTGGAGGACGACCCGGAGCTGCTGCATGCACTGGTCGCGGTCACCGGCGCCAGCCGCTTCCTCACCCGCCTGCTGTCGAGCGACCCCGGTGCGCTAGGCGTGCTCACCGACCTCGACCGGCCCGTGGCGGTCGTCGGCGCCACCGTCGAGGACCTCTCCGCCGAGAAGCAGCGCGAGCTGCTCCGCATCGCGGCCCGTGACCTGGCCGGGTTGGACGTCCTCGAAGCGGTGGGGATGAACCTGGCCCGGCTGGCCGACGACGTCCTCGTCGCTGCCGTCCGCCTCGCCGGCACCGACGCGTCGGGCCTCGGTGTGGTCGGCATGGGCAAGCTCGGCGGCCGGGAGCTCAACTACGCGAGCGACGTCGACGTGCTGTTCGTGGGCGAGGGCGAGGCTCGCAGGCTCATGGACGTGGCCCGGACGTGCTTCCGGGTCGATGCCGACCTGCGTCCCGAGGGCAGGAGCGGACCGCTCGTCCGCAGCGTGGCGTCGTACGAGGCCTACTGGGACAGGTGGGCGTCGACGTGGGAGTTCCAGGCGCTGCTGAAGGCCAGAGCAGTGGCCGGGCGGCCCGACGTCGGTGCCGCCTTCCTCGCCGCCGCGTCGGCGCGCGTGTGGCGCAGGCCGTTCGGCGCCGACGAGTTGCACGAGGTCCGGGCCATGAAGGCGCGCACCGAGGAGCTGCTGGCCAAGCGCGGTCTGCTCGACCGGGAGGTCAAGCGGGGGCGTGGCGGTATCCGCGACATCGAGTTCGCCGTGCAGTTGCTCCAGCTCGTGCACGGACGCCACGACACCGCCCTGCGGTCCCCCACCACGCTGACGGCGCTGCGTGACCTGGCCGACGCCGACTACGTCGGCACCGAGGACGCCGCCGCGCTGGCCGACGCCTACCGGTTCCTGCGCACCGTGGAACACCGCCTCCAGCTCGTCGAGGGCCAGCAGGTCCACGCCGTTCCCGCTGCCGCCGAAGCCCGCGCCCACCTGGCGCGCGTCATGGGGCAGCGGGACGACGCCGTCGGGACGGCGCTGACCCGCTTCGACACCGAGTTGCGCCGTCACCAGGCGACGGTCCGCTCCATCCACGAGCGGCTGTTCTTCCGGCCGCTGCTGGAGGCCTTCACGGGCGTGTCCCCCATGCCGCCGGAGGCGGTCCAGGCCCGCCTGGCCGCCTTCGGGTTCACCGACGCCCAGCGCACCCGCCAGGCGCTGGCCGAGCTCACCCGTGGCATCACGCGGTCGTCCCGCCTCATGCAGCAGATGCTGGCCCTGCTCCTCGGGTGGCTCTCGGAGTCGCCCGATCCGGACCTGGGCCTGCTCGGTCTGCGCACGCTGGCCACCGGCCAGCACCGGGGCGCCCAGCTGGTGGCCTCGTTCCGCGAGTCACCCGAGGCGGCCCGGCGGCTGTGCCTCCTGCTCGGTACCAGCCCCCTGCTGCGGTCGGGCTTCGAGCACCACCCGGAGCTCATTCCCGCCCTCGGGAGCGACGCGGCGATGGCGGCCGCAGATCGGGCCGACCTCTCCCAGCGGGCCCGGTCGTCGCTGGCGTGGCGCGGCGGCGCCGGCGAACGGCGCCGCGGCCTGCACCGCCTGCGGCGCGCCGAGTTCACGCGCATCGCCGCCCGCGACGTGATCGGCCTGGCCGGGCTGGAGGCAACCTCGTCGAGCCTCACGGTCCTGGCCGAAGCGGTCCTGGAAGCGGCCCTCGACACCGTCGAGCCATCGGTGCCGATGGCCGTCGTCGCCATGGGCCGCTTCGGTGGTGCCGAGCTGTCGTACGGCAGCGACCTCGACGTCCTGATCGTCTACGCCGGATCCACGGCCGAGGACTTCGCGGCTGCCGAGCAAGCCGCCGGCGAGCTGCTGCGCTTCGTCAACGGCACCACGCCGGCCGAGCGCATCTTCGCCGTCGACGCCGGTCTGCGGCCCGAAGGACGCGACGGGCCGCTGGCCCGCAGCCTCGAGGGCTACCGCACCTACCACCGCCGCTGGGCCCAGACGTGGGAACGCCAGGCGCTGCTGCGCGCCCGAGTCGTGGCCGGCGACCCCGACGTCGGGTCGCGATTCATGGAGCTGGTCGGCGACGTGCTGTGGGGCGCGCCCATCACCGACGACCAGGTGCGCGAGATCCGCCGGATGAAGGCCCGCATCGAGCGCGAACGGATCCCGCCGGGCGACGACCCCCAGTTCCACCTCAAGCTCGGGCGCGGCTCGCTCTCGGACGTGGAATGGACGGCGCAGCTGCTGCAGCTGTCGTCCGGCGTCGCCGCCTCGGGGACGATGGAGGCGCTGCGCCGGCTGACGGCGACGGGGGCCATCGCGTCCGGGGACGCGGCGGTGCTGGCCGAGGCCTACCGGTTCTGCGAGCAGGTGCGGAACCGGTGGTTCCTGGTCAAGGGCGCACCCGGCGACGCCCTGCCGGCGCAGGCCGACCAGCTGGCCAGGCTGGCCCGCAGCTGCGGCACGAGCGCCGCCACCCTGCGCGAGGACTATCGGCGCGTCACCCGCCGCGCCCGCGCCGTGGTGGAACGCCTGTTCTACGGCCGGGGCCAGGGAGACGGCGGCGCCGACGGCTGA
- a CDS encoding DHA2 family efflux MFS transporter permease subunit — MAAGAGGAAASLRLDSAPGRWVLAAAVLGSAMATLDATAVNVALPSIARDLDTDFAGLQWVVTGYTLTLASLLLLGGSLGDRFGRRRAFVCGVVWFAAASALCATAPSAGVLVAARLLQGVGGALLTPGSLAVISASFCADDRGRAVGAWSGLGGIAAAAGPFLGGWLVEAASWRWIFLLNVPLGAAVVAIALRHVPESLDPAATGQRIDVVGALTGSVGLAVATYGLIDRSAPVALAGAALVIVFVVVEARTPAPMLPLAVFANRLFSATNLVTFVIYGALGATLFLVAITLQTGLAYSPLAAGGSLLPVTVIMLTLSSRSGALAQRTGPRLPLSIGPVVIGAGLGLLARVEPGRSYAATVLPALVVFGLGLAVTVAPLTATVLAAAETRRAGVASAVNNAVARTAGLLAVAAVPLLTGFDPERPVRPAAVVDGLHGVARLAAVACVLAGGLAFATMPSRRMAPTGSVGSAPGRPTHHCPLDAPPLAVRTEDRPPGYAVR; from the coding sequence ATGGCCGCTGGAGCAGGCGGGGCGGCGGCGTCCCTACGGCTCGACTCGGCACCGGGGCGGTGGGTCCTGGCCGCCGCCGTGCTCGGGTCGGCGATGGCGACCCTCGACGCCACGGCCGTCAACGTGGCCCTGCCCAGCATCGCCAGGGATCTCGACACGGACTTTGCCGGCCTCCAGTGGGTGGTCACCGGGTACACGCTCACGCTGGCCTCGCTGCTGTTGCTGGGAGGGTCCCTGGGGGACCGGTTCGGCCGGCGGCGCGCCTTCGTGTGCGGTGTCGTGTGGTTCGCCGCCGCGTCGGCTCTGTGCGCGACGGCTCCGAGCGCAGGGGTACTGGTGGCGGCTCGCCTGCTGCAGGGCGTCGGCGGGGCACTGCTGACCCCCGGCAGCCTGGCCGTCATCTCGGCGTCGTTCTGCGCCGACGACCGCGGCCGCGCCGTCGGAGCGTGGTCGGGGCTGGGCGGCATCGCGGCGGCGGCCGGGCCCTTCCTCGGCGGCTGGCTGGTGGAGGCGGCGTCGTGGCGATGGATCTTCCTCCTCAACGTCCCGCTGGGCGCCGCCGTGGTAGCCATCGCCCTCCGCCACGTCCCCGAGTCGCTCGATCCCGCTGCGACCGGACAGCGCATCGACGTCGTCGGAGCGCTGACGGGCTCCGTCGGGTTGGCCGTCGCCACCTACGGGCTCATCGACCGCAGTGCCCCCGTGGCACTGGCCGGCGCTGCCCTCGTGATCGTCTTCGTCGTCGTCGAGGCGCGCACCCCCGCGCCCATGCTCCCGCTCGCCGTGTTCGCCAACCGCCTCTTCAGCGCCACCAACCTGGTCACGTTCGTCATCTACGGCGCCCTCGGCGCCACGCTCTTCCTGGTCGCCATAACCCTGCAGACCGGGCTCGCCTACTCACCCCTCGCCGCCGGCGGATCGTTGCTCCCGGTCACGGTGATCATGCTCACGCTCTCCTCTCGCAGCGGCGCACTCGCCCAGCGCACCGGGCCGCGTCTGCCACTGTCGATCGGGCCGGTGGTCATCGGCGCCGGCCTCGGCCTCCTCGCACGCGTGGAGCCCGGCCGCAGCTATGCCGCCACCGTGCTTCCGGCGCTCGTCGTCTTCGGGCTGGGACTGGCCGTCACCGTGGCTCCGCTCACCGCCACAGTCCTCGCCGCAGCCGAGACGCGGCGGGCCGGGGTGGCCTCTGCGGTCAACAACGCCGTGGCGAGGACGGCGGGACTGCTGGCCGTGGCCGCCGTCCCGCTCCTCACCGGCTTCGATCCCGAGCGGCCCGTGCGGCCGGCCGCCGTCGTGGACGGTCTGCACGGCGTGGCCCGGCTCGCCGCCGTCGCCTGCGTGCTGGCCGGCGGCCTGGCGTTCGCCACCATGCCGTCCCGGCGGATGGCTCCGACGGGCTCGGTCGGCTCCGCCCCTGGGCGACCCACGCACCACTGCCCGCTCGACGCACCGCCGCTGGCCGTTCGCACCGAGGACCGCCCGCCCGGGTACGCCGTCCGCTGA